Part of the Ferrimicrobium sp. genome is shown below.
ATGGAGGGGGATTCTGGGCTGACCAAGGCAGAACGGGAGATGATCGTCGTCGCAACCTCAGCCACCAACCGTTGCACGTACTGCGTTGTTGCCCACGGTGCGATCTATCGCATTCGCTCCAAGCATCCCTACCGATCCGATCAGCTCGCTATCGACTTCGAACGTGCCGATTTGAGTGATCGTGAGAAAGCCATCCTGCGTTTTGCCCATACCGTATCACTACATCCCGAAACAGTGACGCCCGAGGACTTCTCCTCGCTCTACGATTTTGGACTGACGGATGACGATATATGGAGAGTGGGCGCCATCACCGCATTCTTTGCCCTGTCGAATCGGCTCGCTGGCTTTGCAAAGATACTTCCCAACCAGGAGTTCTACCTCATGGGGAGAGATCGACCACTACCCTAGCTACCCGCCGCCATGAGGTTCAAAACCGGTAGCGACTCCAAGCCGCCAGGCAACACTATGGGCAAGGAGATCAGCTTGCTCGACCGCGCGCGCTTTACCAGCCGTTTCGGTAGCCGTATCCGCGACGATACGAGCTGGGATCGTCGTACCGACTGCTGTCACCAGCACAGCCACGATGTTGCATCATCATGCGGCGTCGACGACGTGGGAGCGCAACGAGAAGAAAGACCAGACCAGCCAAGATAAAGAACGGTCCGACTGCTGGGGCAGCACCCGCCAGGATAAAGAATGCAAAGAAGGCAATCAACACGGAACGAGAGCGCGGCCGTCGTATCGGCTGGGGAGTCTCATCGGTGACGACCGAACGCTTCGGAAACGCATGCTGATAGAGGAACGAATGGTCATAGGGCAGATCCTCGACCAACGCTAGAAGATCTCCGTAGTCCACTGTGGTATGAACACGCTCGAGTCGATCGGTGAACTCACTTTGACTTAACCTACCATCTTCGAAACCGCGTCGAAGAAGCGACTCCACGTGCTCTCGATCACTCGCGGAGTTCCGTATGTGCATTGGATCGATGGCCATATACCAACTCTAGCGCATTTCGTCCAAACATTACCGGATTTGGTACAAACATAACGAGGCACTGCTTCAGCCTCGGGTCAGGCCAACGAACAGCGCCCCATGCCGCTCACCGGCCGACCTGTCGACCGCCGCCGCATCAAAATCGCCTCCTGTAGGCAACTCCCAAGAACCTTGCCCCACTACTGATCGCGTGAGGCTCACAAGGTCATTGCAGTGCTCGTCACTGTAACGAATGACGACTCAGGCCGGGCCCATCGGTGTGTCTACTCGTCGTAGAGCACCATGCCACGGACGTTTGCTCCGTCTCGCATATCGGCATAACCTTGATTAATCTCGTCAAGCGTGTAGGTCCTGGTGACGAGCTCATCGAGCTTAAGATCGCCGCGCTGATACCAGGACAGGAGACGGGGAATATCCGCGCGCGGATTCGCCGAGCCAAAGAGCGAACCGTGCACACTCTTTTGATAGAGGGTGAGGTCAAGGAGCGACATCGTCACCTCCGTCTCGTAAGCACTTGCCAGACCCGTAACCACAACGCGTGCGTTCTTGCCCGCAAGGGCCAAGGCATCGGCCATCATGGATCCCTCCACGACACCTGGTGTCATGATCACCGCATTTGCCATATTCCCCCAGGAGATATCGCTGATCATCTCCTTTGCCTCCGCCATGGAGGGAGCATCGTGGGTAGCACCGAATTCGTAGGCTCGGTTTCGTTTCCAGGCGTTCGGGTCGATTGCGACGACCATACCAGCGCCAGCGAGACGAGCACCCTGGACGGCATTCATACCGATGCCACCCACGCCGACCACCGCCACGATATCGCCAGGAGCAACCTTGGCGGTGTAGATTGCAGAACCGACGCCAGTCGTCACACCGCAACCCACGAGGGCCGCAGCCTGTAGTGGGATATCCTCGTGGATCTTGACGACTGAGGACTCATGGGCGACAACATAGGGAGCGAAGGTTCCAAGCAGGCAAAACGTGCCAACACCCTGACCACGAGCGGTGATTCGCTGCCCGCCGGCTAGCTCAGACCCCGAGACGAGGTGGGCTCCAAGTACGCACAGGTTTTGATGTCCCGTCGAACACATGTCGCAGACTCCACAGGCAGGGATGAAGGAGAGGACCACGTGATCACCCTCGCTAACCGAGGTCACTCCCTCACCGATCGCCTCCACGACGCCTGCGCCTTCATGGCCACCAACGATCGGTAGTGGAGCCGGCAGATCACCGGTCACCAGATGCTCGTCCGAGTGACACAGGCCAGAGGCGACAAGTTTGACACGCACCTCATGCGCGAGCGGATCAGCGAGCTCAACCTCCTCAACACTCCACTCGGATTTTGGTTCCCATAACACGGCTGCTGGCATCTTCATGCATGTCCCCCTTTGAACTGGCCCCAATCCTAGCAAAACAATGCCAGTCCGTGTGATCGGAAAAAGAATCCGTTCTCGTCGACGAAGCCGACAGGTGGCGCTCACTAATCTGGAGAGCACATGCAATCTTTTGTCCACCTTCACACCCATACCGAGTACTCGATGCTCGATGGGGCTGCCAGAATCAACGACGTCCTCGATAAGGCCCAAGAGGACCAGCAACCAGCGATGGCCATCACTGACCATGGCAACATGTACGGGGTTCTCGACTTCTACAAAGGAGCGAGAGCCCGTGGAATCAACCCGATCATCGGCATCGAGGCCTACATGGCAGGCCAGTCCCGTCGGGATCGACCGGCGCGTCGGGGCCGCATCGACGACACCGGTGGCGATGGCGAGAGTGGTGAGAAAATGTATTATCACCTCGTCTTGCTCGCTGAAAACAACGTCGGCTACCGCAACCTCATCCAGCTCTCGTCGCGCGCCTTCCTGGAGGGCTACTACTACAAACCCCGCGTCGATTGGGAGCTCCTAGAGGAACACCACGAGGGGCTCATCGCCACCACCGGGTGCCTCGGTGGCCTGGTACTCCAACAACTGCTCCGCGGCGACACCGACAAGGCGACCGCGATCGCCGGCAGACTCCAGGACATCTTCGGCAAGGATAGTCTTTTTGTCGAACTCCAAGATCATGGATTAGCCGAACAGAAACGCACCAACCCGCTACTCGTCGACCTCGCTCGGAGGATCGGCGCACCCCTCGTCGCCACCAACGATTCCCACTATGTGCATCGAGAAGACCATATGGCCCACGATGCGCTCCTCTGCATCCAAACTGGCGCCACGCTCAACGATGAGAATCGTTTTAAGTTCGATGGGTCAGAGCACTACGTTAAGACAGCTGCGGAGATGCGCGAGCTCTTCCGCGATCTCCCCGAAGCCTGCGATAACACGCTCGCTATCGGCGAACGCTGCAACGTCACGATCGAGTTCGGTGCTCCGCAACTACCTGAGATTCCTATCCCCGATGAGTTCCAAGCCAGCGACTATCATCAATCCGCCACCATCTATCTGCGTCACCTCACCGAGGCCGGTGCTCACGAACGTTACGGAGCCACGCTTGACGAGCGCACGCGCTCCCGTATCGACTACGAACTCACCGTCATCGCCGAGATGGGCTTCTCGGGTTACTTTCTGGTGGTCTGGGATCTCATCCGTCATGCCGTCGAGTCACACATTCGCGTGGGGCCAGGTCGAGGATCAGCGGCCGGATCGGTCGTCGCCTACTGCCTGCGAATCGTCGACCTCGATCCGATCCGGTACGATCTGCTCTTTGAACGCTTCCTCAATCCTGGCCGAACCCAGATGCCCGACATCGACATGGACTTCGATGAGCGCTATCGATCCGAGATGATCCGCTATGCCGGTCGTCGCTACGGTGCCGACCATGTCGCCCAAATCGTCACCTTCTCCACCATCAAGGCGCGAGCCGCCGTCCGAGACGCCGCCCGTGTATTGGGTCTCCCCTATGCCGTTGGCGACCGCATCGCCAAAGTCATGCCTCCTCTCGTCATGGGGCGCGACACCCCTCTGGCGGCCTGCCTCGAACTCAAGCCCGGTTTTGAGGATGGCTACCAGGCGGCCGCAGAGTTGCGAGAGATGGTCGAGACCGATCCTGAGGTCAAGACCGTCGTTGACGTCGCCAAGGGGCTGGAGGGCCTACGACGCCAAGACGGTATTCACGCAGCCGCCGTTGTCATTACCAATGAGCCGCTCACAACGTATCTCCCAATCCAACGCAAGCCAGATCCGGGTCAAGACCCGTCACTCGCTCCGATGGTTACCCAGTATGAGATGCACGGAGTTGAAGAACTGGGACTACTGAAGATGGACTTCCTCGGACTTCGCACCCTCTCGGTGCTCGACCGTGCCATCGAGTTAATCAAGGAGTCTCGGGGTATTGCGCTCACCCTCGAAGGGATCCCCCTCGATGATGAACCAACGTATGCAATGCTCAGAGAGGCCGATACCATCGGCGTCTTCCAGTTGGAGGGTACCCCAATGCGGGCCCTCGTTCGATCGCTCGCGCCAACCCGTTTTGACGACATCGCCGCCCTCACTGCTCTGTATCGACCAGGTCCAATGGCGGCGAATATGCATAACGATTACGCCGACCGCAAGAACGGGCGTAAGCAGATCACTTACCTCCATCCCGACCTTGAAGAGCTCCTCTCTGATACCTACGGTCTGATGATCTATCAGGAGTCGGTGATGCGAGTCGCGCAAAAGTTCGCTGGTTATACCCTGGCCGAAGCGGACAATCTCCGCAAAGCCTGTGGGAAAAAGATTCGGGCATTGATCGCCGCCGAGCGAGAGAAGTTCGTCAAAGGGTGTATCGACACCGGCTACGGCGAGCAGATCGGCACTGAGCTGTTTAACATCATCGAACCCTTCGCCGACTATGCCTTCAACAAGTCCCACTCCTATGGCTATGGACTCATCGCCTACCAAACCGCCTACCTGAAGGCCAATTACCCAACCCAGTATTTAGCTGCGCTCTTGACCTCGGTCAAGGACGATAAGGACAAGACCGCCCTCTACC
Proteins encoded:
- a CDS encoding peroxidase-related enzyme (This protein belongs to a clade of uncharacterized proteins related to peroxidases such as the alkylhydroperoxidase AhpD.); translation: MSQVPYWFNTTEPAPDLAPDIAERIETVREKSGFLPNVFSALSYFPAEFRAFFDYHDALMEGDSGLTKAEREMIVVATSATNRCTYCVVAHGAIYRIRSKHPYRSDQLAIDFERADLSDREKAILRFAHTVSLHPETVTPEDFSSLYDFGLTDDDIWRVGAITAFFALSNRLAGFAKILPNQEFYLMGRDRPLP
- a CDS encoding DUF1707 domain-containing protein, whose amino-acid sequence is MAIDPMHIRNSASDREHVESLLRRGFEDGRLSQSEFTDRLERVHTTVDYGDLLALVEDLPYDHSFLYQHAFPKRSVVTDETPQPIRRPRSRSVLIAFFAFFILAGAAPAVGPFFILAGLVFLLVALPRRRRRMMMQHRGCAGDSSRYDDPSSYRRGYGYRNGW
- a CDS encoding NDMA-dependent alcohol dehydrogenase; this encodes MKMPAAVLWEPKSEWSVEEVELADPLAHEVRVKLVASGLCHSDEHLVTGDLPAPLPIVGGHEGAGVVEAIGEGVTSVSEGDHVVLSFIPACGVCDMCSTGHQNLCVLGAHLVSGSELAGGQRITARGQGVGTFCLLGTFAPYVVAHESSVVKIHEDIPLQAAALVGCGVTTGVGSAIYTAKVAPGDIVAVVGVGGIGMNAVQGARLAGAGMVVAIDPNAWKRNRAYEFGATHDAPSMAEAKEMISDISWGNMANAVIMTPGVVEGSMMADALALAGKNARVVVTGLASAYETEVTMSLLDLTLYQKSVHGSLFGSANPRADIPRLLSWYQRGDLKLDELVTRTYTLDEINQGYADMRDGANVRGMVLYDE
- the dnaE gene encoding DNA polymerase III subunit alpha, translating into MQSFVHLHTHTEYSMLDGAARINDVLDKAQEDQQPAMAITDHGNMYGVLDFYKGARARGINPIIGIEAYMAGQSRRDRPARRGRIDDTGGDGESGEKMYYHLVLLAENNVGYRNLIQLSSRAFLEGYYYKPRVDWELLEEHHEGLIATTGCLGGLVLQQLLRGDTDKATAIAGRLQDIFGKDSLFVELQDHGLAEQKRTNPLLVDLARRIGAPLVATNDSHYVHREDHMAHDALLCIQTGATLNDENRFKFDGSEHYVKTAAEMRELFRDLPEACDNTLAIGERCNVTIEFGAPQLPEIPIPDEFQASDYHQSATIYLRHLTEAGAHERYGATLDERTRSRIDYELTVIAEMGFSGYFLVVWDLIRHAVESHIRVGPGRGSAAGSVVAYCLRIVDLDPIRYDLLFERFLNPGRTQMPDIDMDFDERYRSEMIRYAGRRYGADHVAQIVTFSTIKARAAVRDAARVLGLPYAVGDRIAKVMPPLVMGRDTPLAACLELKPGFEDGYQAAAELREMVETDPEVKTVVDVAKGLEGLRRQDGIHAAAVVITNEPLTTYLPIQRKPDPGQDPSLAPMVTQYEMHGVEELGLLKMDFLGLRTLSVLDRAIELIKESRGIALTLEGIPLDDEPTYAMLREADTIGVFQLEGTPMRALVRSLAPTRFDDIAALTALYRPGPMAANMHNDYADRKNGRKQITYLHPDLEELLSDTYGLMIYQESVMRVAQKFAGYTLAEADNLRKACGKKIRALIAAEREKFVKGCIDTGYGEQIGTELFNIIEPFADYAFNKSHSYGYGLIAYQTAYLKANYPTQYLAALLTSVKDDKDKTALY